A window of Sphingobacterium sp. SRCM116780 contains these coding sequences:
- a CDS encoding SusC/RagA family TonB-linked outer membrane protein, with protein sequence MSYFYKKSAGLALCTLFSASALFAQQSVTGKVTDATGPISGVSVSIKGTSRGTQTGPDGSFTIQAAQGETLRFSMVGYKATEISVGSTKTINVSLQEDASALDEVVVTAMGIKRAPKELGYAMSTVDSKELTKTGSPNFAGALYGKAPGVRISAAPGGATSGVNINIRGTNSITGNSQPLVIIDGVPMRQSSFNNSDYWGDQRARGNGLEDLNPEDIENISILKGASAAALYGSEAMNGVVLVTTKSGKAGKGFSVDFNATYAHDQIAYLPRFQDVRGPGYSKAYQNDKQSDDLFYYYTPAEAINGVNRGVMNSGINFGPKFDGQDIISWDGQVRPYSAQNSYNKFFNNPNNSIFNLAIGNATENSNIRFSITRQDNQMTAMDSYNKKNIANLNASFTLWKKFKNDVVVNFINQQTHNRPLLTDRLINNFTGMISTFDNPDWYLNKYQTSLGYKYVIKDPKTQSLTPAEDIHYFGYRGDVLEYYWNSKAKQYDENSNRLIGSYTATWSITDDLSLRGRVSADVTSLKTEDKQPNEVPLAFGNTGFFSLGNQNANIYYTDLMATYNKQLNDDIKLGVVAGYTATRSQDIYVENETDGGLTVRNWYDVNATLNQAKRNDRYNYRNYMLRDAVFGTVNFNLKQFWNVEGTLRRERISTMNPDNNVLYYPSLNTSFILSDAVKLPEIFSYAKLRGSWGIVGNYPDIYKSALSYTQKTLGPQADGGTSVIYTTVPTTEFGNENIKPETKNEVEFGLETKMLKGRLGLDITYYNGLVKDQILNYTLPITSGANSILANVGSLRNTGWEFAINGTPIQHENFKWNTVLNFSMNKNKVISLPGNAGSLLLRDYDGKAAQLVANVGESMGDIMVRPVKTDQNGDKVVAANGLYEIDGNSWIKAGNAMPKATGGFINNFSYKNFSLDLLMDFRLGGSVMPTGINWMISRGLLEESLNNMDTEHGGLSYYQTKDAAGNTMGVATNSTAGPNGEIVYHDGMLMDGKLANGTENSNVISQATYYNNTYNWGGPQYSQSRYELYVQKNNYLKMREISLGYKLPSSIASKLRAKNVQLSAFGRNLFFIYRSIKDLDPEQMTGGSNWINSVSNAGTSPATRTYGLMLRASF encoded by the coding sequence ATGAGTTATTTTTACAAAAAAAGTGCGGGATTGGCGTTATGCACATTATTTAGTGCATCAGCGTTATTCGCACAGCAATCTGTTACAGGAAAGGTAACGGATGCTACAGGACCAATTTCCGGTGTTAGCGTTTCTATAAAAGGAACCTCACGCGGAACGCAAACAGGCCCAGATGGTAGTTTTACTATCCAAGCAGCTCAGGGAGAAACATTGCGATTTTCGATGGTCGGTTATAAAGCCACAGAAATTTCAGTTGGGTCAACTAAAACGATTAATGTATCACTACAAGAGGATGCATCTGCATTAGACGAGGTTGTGGTAACAGCTATGGGTATCAAGAGAGCCCCTAAAGAATTGGGATATGCCATGAGTACGGTCGATTCGAAAGAGTTGACTAAGACAGGTTCCCCTAACTTTGCTGGTGCCTTATACGGTAAAGCTCCAGGCGTACGTATTTCAGCTGCTCCAGGTGGTGCCACTTCAGGTGTCAATATCAATATCCGTGGTACAAACTCCATTACAGGTAACTCCCAACCTTTGGTTATCATAGATGGTGTACCGATGCGTCAAAGTTCCTTTAATAACTCCGATTATTGGGGGGACCAACGTGCTCGTGGTAACGGATTAGAAGATCTTAATCCAGAAGATATTGAAAATATCAGCATCTTGAAAGGTGCTTCCGCTGCCGCATTATATGGATCAGAAGCGATGAATGGTGTTGTACTAGTGACAACAAAATCAGGAAAAGCTGGAAAAGGATTCTCTGTTGATTTTAATGCCACATACGCACATGATCAGATTGCTTATTTACCAAGATTTCAAGATGTTAGAGGACCAGGGTATTCTAAGGCTTATCAAAACGATAAACAATCAGATGATCTGTTTTATTATTATACTCCAGCTGAAGCAATTAATGGGGTGAATCGAGGTGTTATGAACTCGGGAATCAATTTCGGACCAAAGTTTGATGGTCAAGATATCATTTCTTGGGATGGTCAAGTAAGACCATACAGTGCGCAGAATTCTTACAATAAATTTTTCAACAACCCGAATAATTCGATTTTCAATCTTGCGATAGGAAACGCTACGGAGAACTCAAATATTCGATTCTCTATTACACGTCAAGATAACCAAATGACTGCGATGGATTCCTATAACAAAAAAAATATTGCGAATCTGAATGCAAGTTTCACATTATGGAAAAAATTTAAAAATGATGTTGTTGTCAACTTTATCAACCAACAAACACACAATAGACCGCTCCTAACAGATCGTTTAATTAACAATTTCACAGGGATGATTTCCACGTTTGACAATCCGGATTGGTATTTAAATAAATACCAAACAAGTCTTGGTTATAAATATGTGATCAAAGACCCAAAAACACAATCGTTGACTCCTGCTGAAGATATTCATTATTTTGGTTATAGAGGTGACGTTCTTGAATACTATTGGAACTCGAAAGCAAAACAATACGATGAAAATTCAAATCGACTGATTGGTTCCTATACAGCAACATGGAGTATAACGGATGACTTATCTTTACGTGGACGTGTCTCTGCAGATGTAACTTCATTAAAAACAGAAGACAAACAACCAAATGAGGTTCCTTTAGCCTTTGGTAATACTGGTTTTTTCTCATTAGGAAATCAAAATGCCAATATTTACTACACAGACTTAATGGCGACCTACAACAAACAACTTAATGATGACATTAAGTTAGGTGTAGTAGCAGGATATACCGCAACCCGTTCACAAGACATCTATGTTGAAAATGAAACCGATGGTGGTTTAACCGTTAGAAACTGGTATGACGTAAACGCCACATTAAATCAGGCAAAAAGAAATGACCGATACAATTATCGTAATTACATGTTACGTGATGCCGTTTTCGGAACAGTAAACTTCAATTTAAAGCAATTTTGGAATGTTGAAGGAACATTAAGACGTGAACGTATTTCTACGATGAATCCTGACAATAATGTTTTATATTACCCATCCTTAAACACAAGTTTTATTCTCTCTGATGCTGTTAAATTACCAGAAATCTTTAGTTATGCCAAGTTAAGAGGATCATGGGGTATAGTGGGTAATTATCCTGATATTTATAAAAGTGCACTATCCTACACGCAAAAAACATTAGGACCACAAGCTGATGGTGGTACATCCGTTATTTATACCACAGTTCCAACAACAGAATTTGGCAACGAGAATATCAAACCTGAAACTAAAAATGAGGTTGAGTTTGGTTTAGAAACAAAAATGCTCAAAGGACGTTTAGGATTAGATATAACTTACTATAATGGATTGGTTAAAGATCAAATTCTAAATTATACGCTACCTATTACATCTGGTGCAAATTCTATTCTTGCCAATGTAGGAAGTTTACGCAACACAGGATGGGAATTTGCTATTAATGGCACACCAATCCAACATGAGAATTTCAAATGGAATACTGTTCTTAATTTCTCTATGAATAAAAACAAAGTAATTTCTTTACCAGGTAATGCAGGTTCATTATTATTAAGAGATTACGATGGTAAAGCAGCTCAACTCGTTGCTAATGTCGGAGAGTCTATGGGAGACATCATGGTGCGCCCAGTTAAAACAGATCAAAATGGAGACAAAGTTGTGGCAGCAAATGGGCTTTATGAAATTGATGGAAATTCATGGATCAAAGCTGGAAATGCAATGCCAAAAGCTACTGGAGGATTTATCAACAACTTTTCTTACAAGAACTTTTCGTTAGATTTATTAATGGACTTCAGGTTAGGAGGCAGCGTGATGCCTACAGGTATCAATTGGATGATCAGTCGTGGTTTATTAGAAGAGAGTTTAAATAATATGGATACGGAGCATGGCGGTCTTAGTTATTACCAAACAAAAGATGCTGCAGGTAATACGATGGGTGTCGCAACCAATTCTACTGCAGGTCCAAATGGTGAAATTGTTTATCATGATGGAATGTTAATGGATGGAAAACTAGCCAACGGAACGGAGAACAGTAATGTTATTTCGCAAGCTACTTACTATAACAACACCTATAATTGGGGAGGACCTCAATATTCTCAATCACGTTATGAACTATATGTTCAAAAAAACAATTATCTTAAAATGCGTGAAATTTCATTAGGATATAAATTGCCGAGTTCAATCGCTAGTAAATTAAGAGCAAAAAATGTTCAATTATCTGCATTTGGTCGTAATTTATTCTTCATTTACAGATCGATTAAAGATTTA
- a CDS encoding ROK family protein — protein sequence MINCQILKALYFQESQSIADLSKTFNKSIPLITKSINSLLEMNLVEENGFAVSTGGRRAIQFKVNNKRSTYTLVIILDQFYTSIQIYDLENNIIHESTDIYNPLVSNPKSLSTIIGVIEQVLEQSNIPLSNFLGFGISMPGFVDPSIGINDSFDKQAKLYHIKKHIADHFKVPVILENDSTCIAFAEQKFGVAKDIKNSLVINLNWGVGLGIIVNDEIFKGSSGYAGEFSHIPLSDSNELCSCGKKGCLEVEASLTAALKNVETALVAGEKSSLESEQYSNLLAQGDALLEHALKGDQLAVASLGKIGYMLGKGIATLIHIVNPEAIIISGRGAKAGDILMPQIQTAVNEFCIPRLAKATELKISDLNKRAQSLGTAAFIIENLIHTLITPN from the coding sequence ATGATAAACTGCCAAATTTTGAAAGCACTTTACTTTCAAGAATCGCAATCGATTGCGGATCTAAGTAAAACGTTTAATAAAAGTATACCACTCATTACTAAATCAATAAATTCATTATTGGAGATGAATCTTGTTGAAGAGAATGGTTTTGCTGTATCAACTGGTGGAAGAAGGGCGATTCAATTCAAAGTTAACAACAAGCGATCAACATATACATTAGTTATCATACTGGATCAGTTCTATACCTCGATTCAAATCTACGATCTAGAAAATAATATCATTCATGAAAGTACGGATATATATAATCCTCTAGTTTCAAATCCGAAAAGCCTTTCCACTATTATTGGTGTTATTGAGCAAGTGTTGGAGCAATCCAATATTCCGTTATCCAATTTTCTTGGTTTTGGTATCAGCATGCCTGGATTTGTCGATCCCTCTATAGGTATCAATGATTCTTTTGACAAACAGGCCAAGCTGTATCATATAAAAAAACATATTGCGGATCACTTTAAAGTACCTGTTATTCTCGAAAATGATTCCACCTGTATTGCTTTTGCAGAACAGAAATTTGGTGTTGCAAAAGATATAAAAAACTCACTGGTTATCAATTTAAACTGGGGAGTAGGCTTAGGTATCATTGTCAATGATGAGATCTTCAAAGGTTCTAGTGGTTATGCTGGAGAATTCAGTCATATCCCATTGAGTGATAGCAATGAATTATGTTCGTGCGGAAAAAAAGGATGTCTGGAAGTGGAAGCTTCTCTAACGGCTGCCTTAAAAAACGTCGAGACCGCATTAGTCGCTGGAGAAAAATCAAGTCTAGAATCGGAACAGTATAGCAATCTCTTAGCGCAAGGAGATGCCTTATTGGAACATGCATTAAAAGGTGATCAATTGGCCGTTGCCAGTTTAGGAAAAATTGGCTATATGCTCGGAAAGGGAATCGCCACATTGATCCATATTGTCAACCCCGAAGCGATCATTATTAGCGGAAGAGGAGCCAAGGCAGGCGATATTTTGATGCCTCAAATCCAAACCGCAGTCAACGAATTTTGTATCCCTCGGTTAGCAAAAGCCACAGAATTAAAAATATCAGATTTAAATAAGAGAGCGCAAAGCTTAGGTACAGCAGCGTTTATTATCGAAAACTTAATACACACACTAATAACACCAAACTAA